The DNA window GAACCTGTCTGGGTCCAGTTCGCCGCGCTCTGGCCTGAGCAACCCGAGTTCGATCCAGCACATCCGTTGGGCTGCCATCGGCGCCGGATCCCTGACCGGGTCGTGTTCGAGCACGTCATCGCCGCTTTGGTACACGGCTCGGGCTATGAGCGCGTCGCGTCGGATGCCTGCTCGGACCGCACGATCTGCCGGCGTCTGCGGTCGTGGGCCCAGGCCGGCCTGGGCGAACAGCTTCATGAGCTCGCCCTGGATGCCTACGACCGCATGATCGGGCTGGACCTGGCCGACGTCAGCGCCGACGGCGCCATCACGAAGGCCCCGTGCGGCGGGGACCGGGCCGGCCGGTCCCCGGTCGACCGCGGCAAAGGCGGCATGAAACGCTCGACCGGCGTCGACGGCTACGGCATCCCGCTCGGAATCACCAGCGCGCCCGCCAACCGGCACGACTCCCCGCTGCTACGCGACACCTTCACAGCATGCAGCACCCAACTGCGGCACCACTGGCCCGAGCAGGTCACCGCGCACCTGGACCGCGGCTACGACAGCAACCGAACCCGTGACCTGCTCGAAGAGATCGGCTTCGACGCCGAGATCGCCCGCAAGGGCATACCCACCCCAGTCCAAATCGGCAAACGCTGGGTCGTGGAGAGAACCAACTCCTGGATGAACGGCTTCGGCAAGATCCGCCGCTGCACCGACCGCGACGCCCAGATCATCGACCTCTACCTGTACCTGGCCGCGACGATCGTCACCATCCGTCAACTCATCCAACGAGCCCGCACCCTCTACCGCTGGGACACCCGACCCACCACCCGCCGACTCAAATAACGCCTATCGCCGGTCGCTCTTAATCGGTTGTCGCCGCCGTACGCCTCGACGACGATGGCCACGACCCGCGAGCTGTCCAGCTCAGCCATCACCAGCCGACGGAACCCACCATGGATCTCGCCCAACGTCGTGAGCTCGCCCTCAGGGCGCTCGACGGCTACGAGAGTGGCCCTGACGCCACAACCCGGGCGATGATCAGCGCCCGAGCGAAGATCGACGACGCTGCGGCCCTGGTCCTGGTCGAGGGTGTCAGCGACCAGATCGCGCTGGAAACGGCCGCGACCGGCCGCGACCGGGATCTCGAAGCGGAGCGCGTCGTGATCGTGCCGATCGGCGGGGCGCACGCGATCGGCCGCTTCCTGACCGAACTGGGCCCCCGGATCGCTCAGGTGCGCCTCGCTGGCCTGTACGACGTGCGTGAGGAGGAAGTCTTCCGGCGCGCACTGGTCGCCGCCCAGGTCGGCACGCCCCGCACCCGCGCCGACATGGTGCGCCTCGGGTTTCACGTCTGCGTCGACGACCTCGAAGAGGAACTGATCCGTGCCGTCGGCGCCGCAGAGGTCGAAGTCCTGTTCGACTCGCAGGGCGATCTGGGGTCGTTCCGCTCACTGCAGAATCAGCCCGCCTGGCGCGGCCAGGAGCCCGAGCGGCAGATGTGGCGGTTCCTGCGCAGCGGCGCGCGCCGCAACCTGCGCTACGCACGACTGCTCACCGAGGCAGCGATGGGCCCGGATGCCCTGCCTCGGCCAATCGCCGCGGTGCTCGACGCGGCGCGGACCGACCGGTCTGTGGCGTGACAGCGGAGCACCTCCCGCGGTGAACGTGATGACGCGGACGCACCACCTGATCGGTGCTTCGTTCGCGTCACCACGTTCGTCACCGGCGACGGCTCGGCAGCGGTCGGCCGGGCG is part of the Micromonospora cremea genome and encodes:
- a CDS encoding TOPRIM nucleotidyl transferase/hydrolase domain-containing protein, which translates into the protein MDLAQRRELALRALDGYESGPDATTRAMISARAKIDDAAALVLVEGVSDQIALETAATGRDRDLEAERVVIVPIGGAHAIGRFLTELGPRIAQVRLAGLYDVREEEVFRRALVAAQVGTPRTRADMVRLGFHVCVDDLEEELIRAVGAAEVEVLFDSQGDLGSFRSLQNQPAWRGQEPERQMWRFLRSGARRNLRYARLLTEAAMGPDALPRPIAAVLDAARTDRSVA
- a CDS encoding IS5 family transposase, with protein sequence MPALPSSLFEPVWVQFAALWPEQPEFDPAHPLGCHRRRIPDRVVFEHVIAALVHGSGYERVASDACSDRTICRRLRSWAQAGLGEQLHELALDAYDRMIGLDLADVSADGAITKAPCGGDRAGRSPVDRGKGGMKRSTGVDGYGIPLGITSAPANRHDSPLLRDTFTACSTQLRHHWPEQVTAHLDRGYDSNRTRDLLEEIGFDAEIARKGIPTPVQIGKRWVVERTNSWMNGFGKIRRCTDRDAQIIDLYLYLAATIVTIRQLIQRARTLYRWDTRPTTRRLK